The genomic segment TTTTTGGTCGGTTCTTCTTCAAAAACGTCAAGGGCCGCCCCTGCTACTTTGCCGGACTGCAATGCGTCGTAAAGCGCTTTTTCATTGACGATGCCGCCACGGGCGCAGTGAATCAGGAAAACACCCTGCTTCATTCTGGCAAAAGAATCGGCATTGACCAGATCTTTTGTTTCCGGCATCAGGGGCGAATGGATGGTAATGAAATCGGCATTGGCATAGAGTTCATCCATGCTGACCAGCTTTACACCCATTTGTTCCGCCACTTCCGGAGAAATAAACGGATCACAGGCAATGACGTTCATCTTCAGTCCCATGGCGCGGTCGGCCACGGCGGCGCCGACACGCCCGAGGCCGATGATGCCCAGGGTTTTGTTGCAATACTCGTTGCCCATGAATTTGCTTTTTTCCCAAAGGCCTGCTTTCATGGATGCCGTGGCTTGGGGGATTTTGCGGGCCAGTGACAGCATCATGGCAACAGCGTGTTCGCCGGTGGTGACGGTGTTGCCGCCCGGCGTGTTCATGACAACGATGCCGCGTTTACTGGCGGCGGGAATGTCGATGTTGTCGACTCCCGCGCCGGCGCGGCCGATGGCGGAAAGTTTCACGGCCGCTTCGATAATTTCGGCCGTGACTTTCGTGGATGAACGAACGATCAGCGCATCATAATCTTTAATGACCGCTTTTAATTCATCCGGCTTCATGCCGGTTTTTACATCCACTTTGATGCCCGGCGCATTCCCCAGAATCTCTGCGACTTCGGAAGCCATGGAATCACTGACTAACACTCGTTTCATAACATTTTCCAAAATGTTTTAAGTTAAAGGTTTTTCACCTTTTCATTGAAGACTTTTTCGAGCTCGGCCAGCGCCACTTTGAGATCAGACTCTTCAATGGTGGGGCCGCACCAGAAACGGTAACCGGCGGGTGCATCCTTGTAAGAGTTGATATCGTGTGCGATATTTTTCTTGCTCAGGTCTGACGTAATGCTTTTCAGGAATTTGCCCTTTTCATCGGCGCCCATCGCCTGCACTTTGGGATGCGTTACGGAAAGGCAAACGGACGTGTTGGAGCGTACTTTAGGATCATCGGCCAGAAATTCAACCCAGTCTGTTTTTGCAACCCAGTCTTCGACCACTTTCAGGTTGGTCTGGCTTCTTTTGATCAAGCCGTCAAGCCCGATTTTACCCGCCCAATCCAGAGCATCCAGATAATCTTCCACACAGATCATCGACGGTGTGTTGATGACGTCGCCATCGAAGATCGCCTTATTGATTTTGTCGCCTTTTTTCAGGCGGAATATTTTCGGCATCGGCCAGGGCGGTGTGTAGGATTCGAGACGCGCAACGGCTCTGGGGCTCATCACCATCATGCCGTGTGCGGCTTCGCCACCCAGACATTTCTGCCATGAGAAGGTTAGAATATCGATTTTGCTCCAATCGATTTCCATGGCAAACGCGGCGCTGGTCGCATCGCACAGGGACAATCCTTCACGATCGGCGGGAATCCAGTTGTAGTCGGGAACTTTCACGCCGCTCGTGGTGCCGTTGGCGACAAATACCACATCGCTTTTCCAGTCGACTTTGCTGAGGTCAGGAATCTTGCCGTAGTCGGCCTTAATGATCGTGGGATTGAGTTTAAGCTGCTTATTGACATCCGTTGCCCAGCCTTCGGAAAAACTTTCCCAGACCAATACGGTAACCGGTTTGGGGCCTAACAGTGACCACATGGCACATTCAAAAGCGCCGGTATCGGAAGCCGGCAGAATGCCCACAAGGTAATCTGACGGAATGTTTAATATTTTTCGTGTTTCATTTGTTGCTTTGACGATTCTTTCTTTTCCCAACGCGGAACGGTGTGAGCGGCCGGTAGGCGCGCTCTTCAGCGCGTCGATATTCCACGCTGGCCTCTTGCTGCAAGGGCCGGAACTAAAATTGGGGTTTGACATAAGTAACCATCCTTAAAATAAATTTTCTAAATTTTGGCACTTTCATACCAGTATTAAGCTCTTTTCTCAAGAAATTTAAACTGTAATGACCATCGAATGACCGACGGTCGAGACGGATACAACCTATATATTCGATAAATCAACATAATAACAAATTTTGACTTAAATCAATTACAATATTGGAGATTTGTTTTATGAAAATATTAAAAAATGGCATGATG from the Deltaproteobacteria bacterium HGW-Deltaproteobacteria-6 genome contains:
- a CDS encoding phosphoglycerate dehydrogenase, whose protein sequence is MKRVLVSDSMASEVAEILGNAPGIKVDVKTGMKPDELKAVIKDYDALIVRSSTKVTAEIIEAAVKLSAIGRAGAGVDNIDIPAASKRGIVVMNTPGGNTVTTGEHAVAMMLSLARKIPQATASMKAGLWEKSKFMGNEYCNKTLGIIGLGRVGAAVADRAMGLKMNVIACDPFISPEVAEQMGVKLVSMDELYANADFITIHSPLMPETKDLVNADSFARMKQGVFLIHCARGGIVNEKALYDALQSGKVAGAALDVFEEEPTKNMDLIGLDNVICTPHLGASTDEAQTNVAIAIAHQIAAYFVTGEIKGAVNFPSVSADVMAVIHPYLDLAEKLGTFQAQLLTGAVQEVTIEYSGEIINHNVAPITISLIKGLLESILYETVNYINAPIIAKERGIKIVEVKSSETKDFNNMIEVTIKTSKETSRTAGAVFGKNDLRIVRVNEFSLEIIPEGYLLAVSNDDQPGVIGNLGTTLGNHNVNIARLHLSRDAQAKKALVILNTDSAVGTDVLEILRKLPHVLSIKPIKM
- a CDS encoding phosphoserine transaminase, which encodes MSNPNFSSGPCSKRPAWNIDALKSAPTGRSHRSALGKERIVKATNETRKILNIPSDYLVGILPASDTGAFECAMWSLLGPKPVTVLVWESFSEGWATDVNKQLKLNPTIIKADYGKIPDLSKVDWKSDVVFVANGTTSGVKVPDYNWIPADREGLSLCDATSAAFAMEIDWSKIDILTFSWQKCLGGEAAHGMMVMSPRAVARLESYTPPWPMPKIFRLKKGDKINKAIFDGDVINTPSMICVEDYLDALDWAGKIGLDGLIKRSQTNLKVVEDWVAKTDWVEFLADDPKVRSNTSVCLSVTHPKVQAMGADEKGKFLKSITSDLSKKNIAHDINSYKDAPAGYRFWCGPTIEESDLKVALAELEKVFNEKVKNL